In Thermodesulfobacteriota bacterium, the genomic stretch CTGCGGCGGTAACGCCGTGAACACCATGATAGAGAGCGGGCTTGACGGGGTCGAGTTCATGGCGGCCAATACCGACAGCCAGGCCCTCGAAAAGTCGCTGGCGAGCATCAGGGTTCAGCTCGGCGGGAGCCTCACCAAGGGCCTCGGCGCCGGCGCAAACCCCGAGGTCGGAAGGAACGCGGCGCTCGAGAGCAAGGACCAGCTCGTCGAGGCGGTGCGGGGAGCCGACATGGTATTCGTGACCGCCGGGATGGGCGGCGGCACGGGCACGGGCGCGGGCCCCATAGTAGCGGAGGCCGCGAGAGAGGCCGGCGCGCTCGTAGTGGCCGTCGTGACCAAGCCCTTCGCCTTCGAGGGCCAGAAAAAGATGAGGCAGGCCGAGGACGGCCTTAAAAGGCTCCGCGAAGTCGTCGACACCGTGATCACCATCCCGAACCAGAGGCTCCTTTCAGTCGCCAACAAGAACACCTCCCTCAAGGACGCCTTCAGGAGGGCCGACGAGGTGCTCCTTCAGGCCGTCCGCGGAATATCCGACGTCATCACCATCCCCGGGCTCGTGAACGTGGACTTCGCGGACGTGCGCA encodes the following:
- the ftsZ gene encoding cell division protein FtsZ, whose product is MIEMDENFNCGAKLKVIGVGGCGGNAVNTMIESGLDGVEFMAANTDSQALEKSLASIRVQLGGSLTKGLGAGANPEVGRNAALESKDQLVEAVRGADMVFVTAGMGGGTGTGAGPIVAEAAREAGALVVAVVTKPFAFEGQKKMRQAEDGLKRLREVVDTVITIPNQRLLSVANKNTSLKDAFRRADEVLLQAVRGISDVITIPGLVNVDFADVRTIMSEMGQALMGSGSARGENRAAEAARKAISSPLLEDISISGAKGILINITGSSDMTIHDVDEASSLIHEEAHEDANIIFGAVIDESMGEEVRVTVIATGFGREGRQKEVIAPAMVLDDNLDVPTVLRKGFDRGGYELKSTEIRRLGKLGGFNVDDEDLYDTPTFLRKQAD